Proteins found in one Streptomyces sp. NBC_00461 genomic segment:
- the ybeY gene encoding rRNA maturation RNase YbeY, producing the protein MSIDVNNESGTEVDEQAILDIARYALARMRIHPLSELSVIVVDADGMEQLHIQWMDLPGPTDVMSFPMDELRPPTKDDDEPPQGLLGDIVLCPEVAKKQGEEAPTRHSMDEELQLLTVHGVLHLLGYDHEEPDEKAEMFGLQAAIVDGWRAEKGHTGPSPAPTVS; encoded by the coding sequence ATGTCGATCGACGTCAACAACGAGTCCGGAACCGAGGTCGACGAGCAGGCGATCCTCGACATCGCCCGCTACGCACTCGCCCGGATGCGCATCCACCCGCTCTCCGAGCTCTCGGTGATCGTCGTGGACGCCGACGGCATGGAGCAGCTGCACATCCAGTGGATGGACCTGCCGGGGCCCACGGACGTCATGTCCTTCCCGATGGACGAACTGCGTCCGCCGACGAAGGACGACGACGAGCCCCCGCAGGGCCTCCTCGGCGACATCGTGCTGTGCCCCGAGGTCGCCAAGAAGCAGGGTGAGGAAGCGCCCACGCGGCACTCCATGGACGAGGAGCTCCAGCTCCTCACCGTCCACGGCGTGCTGCACCTCCTCGGGTACGACCACGAGGAGCCCGACGAGAAGGCCGAGATGTTCGGCCTGCAGGCGGCCATCGTGGACGGCTGGCGCGCGGAGAAGGGCCACACCGGCCCGTCCCCGGCCCCGACCGTCTCATGA
- a CDS encoding PhoH family protein, with protein sequence MTQTPTAHTPAQGHARAQFTVPAQHPMVTVLGSGDSLLRVIEKAFPAADIHVRGNEISAVGDAAEVALIQRLFDEMMLVLRTGQPMTEDAVERSIAMLRASENGESDGQETPAEVLTQNILSSRGRTIRPKTLNQKRYVDAIDKHTIVFGIGPAGTGKTYLAMAKAVQALQSKQVTRIILTRPAVEAGERLGFLPGTLYEKIDPYLRPLYDALHDMLDPDSIPKLMASGIIEVAPLAYMRGRTLNDAFIILDEAQNTSPEQMKMFLTRLGFESKIVITGDVTQVDLPNGTKSGLRQVQEILEGVDDVHFSRLSSQDVVRHKLVGRIVDAYEKYDSQNGTENGAHRGGRNKRK encoded by the coding sequence ATGACTCAGACACCCACAGCTCACACCCCCGCGCAGGGGCACGCGAGAGCGCAGTTCACCGTCCCCGCCCAGCACCCCATGGTGACCGTCCTGGGGTCCGGCGACTCCCTTCTGCGCGTGATCGAGAAGGCCTTCCCGGCGGCCGACATCCACGTCCGGGGAAACGAGATCAGCGCGGTCGGCGACGCCGCGGAAGTCGCCCTCATCCAGCGCCTGTTCGACGAGATGATGCTGGTGCTCCGCACCGGACAGCCGATGACGGAGGATGCAGTGGAACGCTCGATCGCCATGCTCAGGGCGAGTGAGAACGGGGAGAGCGACGGCCAGGAAACCCCGGCCGAGGTCCTCACCCAGAACATCCTCTCCTCCCGGGGCCGCACCATCCGGCCCAAGACCCTCAACCAGAAGCGGTACGTCGACGCGATCGACAAGCACACGATCGTCTTCGGCATCGGCCCCGCCGGCACCGGCAAGACGTACCTCGCCATGGCGAAGGCGGTGCAGGCCCTGCAGTCCAAGCAGGTCACCCGCATCATCCTGACCCGCCCCGCGGTGGAGGCCGGCGAGCGCCTCGGCTTCCTCCCCGGCACCCTCTACGAGAAGATCGACCCCTACCTCCGCCCGCTGTACGACGCCCTGCACGACATGCTGGACCCGGACTCGATCCCGAAGCTGATGGCCTCGGGGATCATCGAGGTGGCGCCGCTGGCGTACATGAGGGGCCGTACGCTCAACGACGCCTTCATCATCCTCGACGAGGCCCAGAACACCTCCCCCGAGCAGATGAAGATGTTCCTCACCCGCCTCGGCTTCGAATCGAAGATCGTGATCACGGGTGACGTGACGCAGGTCGACCTGCCCAACGGCACCAAGTCGGGTCTGCGGCAGGTCCAGGAGATCCTGGAGGGCGTCGACGACGTCCACTTCTCCCGCCTGTCGTCGCAGGACGTCGTACGGCACAAGCTGGTCGGCCGTATCGTCGACGCGTACGAGAAGTACGACAGCCAGAACGGTACGGAGAACGGCGCCCACCGGGGCGGCCGGAACAAGCGGAAGTAG
- a CDS encoding carbohydrate kinase family protein, translating into MIAPTGKGPSPVTTGPKCQAEFDPLAVLRAPEDPPWDVYLTGTVFLDIIFTGLDSAPVRGTESWARGMGSSPGGVANMATALARLGLKTSLAAAFGDDHYGEYCWDALEQGEHIDLSTSRTVPGWHSSVTVSMAYEGERTMVSHGHEPPPDALSLQAGAPDFPPRARAAIASLTPGKRAPWIAEAAGTGARIFADVGWDDSGAWDLAGLADLEHCEAFLPNAEEAMRYTGAASPKAAAHALTEHVPLAVVTLGAEGAYAVDRRTGETAEVPAIAVEALDPTGAGDVFVAGFVTGTLAGWPLADRLAFAGLTAALSVQEFGGSLSAPGWSEIGAWWRKVQSVEGQDPTALSRYSFLEALVPEDSARPWPLRRAVPTIGFRSV; encoded by the coding sequence GTGATCGCGCCCACCGGAAAGGGACCGTCACCCGTCACCACGGGACCGAAGTGCCAGGCCGAGTTCGACCCGCTCGCCGTCCTGCGCGCACCGGAGGATCCCCCCTGGGACGTGTACCTCACGGGCACCGTGTTCCTCGACATCATCTTCACCGGGCTCGACTCCGCCCCGGTGCGCGGGACGGAGTCCTGGGCGCGCGGGATGGGGTCGAGCCCCGGCGGCGTCGCCAACATGGCCACCGCACTGGCCCGCCTCGGCCTGAAGACGTCCCTGGCCGCGGCCTTCGGTGACGACCACTACGGCGAGTACTGCTGGGACGCGCTGGAGCAGGGCGAGCACATCGACCTCTCCACCTCCCGCACCGTGCCCGGCTGGCACTCCTCGGTCACCGTCTCCATGGCGTACGAGGGGGAGCGCACGATGGTCTCCCACGGCCACGAGCCGCCCCCGGACGCCCTCTCCCTCCAGGCGGGGGCACCCGACTTCCCTCCCCGCGCGCGTGCCGCCATCGCCTCCCTCACGCCCGGCAAGCGCGCCCCCTGGATCGCCGAGGCCGCAGGCACGGGCGCCCGGATCTTCGCCGACGTCGGCTGGGACGACAGCGGCGCCTGGGACCTGGCGGGCCTGGCCGACCTCGAACACTGCGAGGCGTTCCTGCCGAACGCGGAGGAGGCGATGCGGTACACCGGCGCCGCCAGCCCCAAGGCCGCCGCCCACGCCCTCACCGAACACGTACCGCTCGCGGTGGTCACCCTCGGCGCGGAGGGCGCGTACGCGGTGGACCGGCGCACCGGCGAGACCGCGGAGGTCCCCGCCATCGCCGTGGAGGCCCTCGACCCCACCGGCGCAGGAGACGTGTTCGTCGCGGGCTTCGTCACCGGCACCCTGGCCGGCTGGCCGCTGGCCGACCGACTGGCCTTCGCGGGCCTGACGGCCGCCCTGTCCGTGCAGGAGTTCGGGGGATCGCTGTCGGCGCCGGGCTGGTCGGAGATCGGGGCCTGGTGGCGGAAGGTGCAGTCGGTCGAGGGCCAGGACCCGACGGCACTCAGCCGCTACTCCTTCCTGGAGGCACTCGTACCGGAGGATTCGGCGAGACCGTGGCCGCTGCGGCGGGCGGTGCCGACGATCGGGTTCAGGTCGGTCTGA